The following proteins are co-located in the Triticum aestivum cultivar Chinese Spring chromosome 1A, IWGSC CS RefSeq v2.1, whole genome shotgun sequence genome:
- the LOC123188774 gene encoding interactor of constitutive active ROPs 2, chloroplastic isoform X1, which produces MQNSKTSRNGSSDAPQRTSPATPRSSRVAKTGGNETDSAGITPTRTPTERSPKVIERRSPRSPVTEKKRPSRLTELESKVNQLQDELKKTKEQLSASEARRRQAQQEADEAKKQGQDASSKLEESQCQLVELSAAEESRLQELRKIQQERDRTWQAELEALQKQQSVDAAALSSALSEIQRLKLQLEATVQSDTARAKQCEHADSELEGLKQEMELRLATIEALKVNVSESDKAAADANAMATEAKLQLETAKATIDTLLAEGVRLQECLRSKDIELSESKARVASLEEDLKKAQAAGNEILNEAQAGNANGGFGSPLTEVLKKSVHPTSDVNGSCGSPDPEIEHLRMALEVAEMRYQEEQTRMTFETKTVYEMLENVKSECTRQVCDIELKLKSKNDELMSAQAALTAKAQEDLHRSDGLSEMQPELEAKLMKSSTDIAELKANMMDKENALQSLAEENETLKSEAGRKEADVQQRYEAAVAELELAKAAEQDVRMRLGYVTEEADKSSRRAARASEQLDAAQAASAEADAELRRLRVQSDQWRKAAEAAAAALAGGGGNNGGRMVERTGSLDTEYNGSIGGKLMGSPFSDDESPKRRNSGVLRRMSGLWKKGPK; this is translated from the exons ATGCAGAACTCAAAAACCAG TAGGAATGGCTCTTCAGATGCTCCGCAGAGGACGTCTCCAGCAACTCCGCGGTCGTCTCGTGTGGCTAAAACTGGAGGGAATGAAACTGACTCCGCAGGGATCACACCGACAAGAACACCTACAGAGAGGAGCCCAAAGGTCATTGAGCGCCGTTCACCACGGAGCCCAGTTACGGAG AAGAAGCGCCCAAGTAGGCTAACTGAGCTGGAGTCTAAGGTCAACCAGCTCCAAGATGAGCTGAAGAAGACCAAGGAACAGCTGAGCGCATCAGAGGCACGAAGGCGCCAAGCACAGCAGGAGGCCGATGAAGCAAAGAAGCAGGGGCAGGATGCATCGTCGAAGCTGGAGGAGTCGCAGTGCCAGCTTGTCGAGCTCTCAGCAGCAGAGGAATCCCGTCTCCAGGAGCTGCGCAAGATCCAGCAGGAGCGTGACCGCACCTGGCAGGCCGAGCTTGAGGCATTGCAGAAACAGCAGTCGGTGGATGCCGCTGCACTCAGCTCGGCCTTGTCTGAGATCCAGAGGCTGAAGTTGCAGCTGGAGGCGACGGTGCAATCCGATACAGCCCGTGCCAAGCAATGTGAGCATGCGGACTCTGAGCTCGAGGGGCTGAAGCAGGAGATGGAGCTCAGGCTTGCAACGATTGAAGCCCTGAAAGTAAATGTCAGTGAAAGTGACAAGGCTGCAGCTGATGCGAATGCCATGGCAACTGAGGCCAAGCTGCAGCTTGAGACCGCAAAGGCCACCATTGACACACTCCTAGCTGAGGGTGTCCGGTTGCAGGAATGCCTGAGGTCAAAGGACATAGAACTCAGTGAGTCTAAAGCTCGGGTAGCATCGCTTGAGGAAGATCTGAAGAAAGCGCAGGCTGCAGGTAATGAAATTCTGAATGAGGCACAGGCAGGCAATGCCAATGGTGGCTTTGGCAGTCCATTGACTGAAGTTCTGAAAAAGAGCGTGCATCCCACCAGTGACGTCAATGGAAGCTGTGGAAGTCCTGACCCAGAGATTGAGCACTTGCGGATGGCGCTTGAGGTGGCTGAGATGAGGTACCAGGAGGAGCAAACTCGGATGACCTTCGAGACAAAGACCGTCTATGAGATGCTGGAGAATGTGAAGTCCGAGTGCACACGCCAAGTCTGTGATATTGAGCTCAAGCTGAAGAGCAAGAACGACGAGCTCATGTCAGCGCAGGCAGCACTGACAGCCAAGGCGCAGGAGGACCTTCACAGGTCAGACGGGCTGAGTGAAATGCAGCCGGAGCTGGAGGCGAAGCTGATGAAGTCGAGCACAGACATCGCGGAGCTCAAGGCGAACATGATGGACAAGGAGAACGCGCTGCAGAGCCTGGCGGAGGAGAACGAGACCCTCAAGTCGGAGGCGGGCAGGAAGGAGGCCGACGTGCAGCagcggtacgaggcggcggtggcggagctggaGCTGGCCAAGGCGGCGGAGCAGGACGTGCGGATGCGGCTCGGGTACGTGACGGAGGAGGCCGACAAGAGCAGCCGGCGCGCCGCCCGGGCCTCGGAGCAGCTGGACGCCGCGCAGGCGGCGAGCgcggaggccgacgcggagctgcgCCGGCTGCGCGTGCAGTCCGACCAGTGGCGCAAGGCCGCGGAGGCCGCTGCCGCCGCGCTCGCGGGCGGTGGTGGCAACAATGGCGGCCGGATGGTGGAGAGGACCGGGTCGCTGGACACGGAGTACAACGGGTCCATCGGCGGGAAGCTGATGGGGTCGCCGTTCTCGGACGATGAGTCCCCGAAGCGGCGCAACAGCGGCGTGCTGCGGAGGATGAGCGGGCTGTGGAAGAAGGGCCCCAAGTGA
- the LOC123188774 gene encoding interactor of constitutive active ROPs 2, chloroplastic isoform X2 has translation MQNSKTRNGSSDAPQRTSPATPRSSRVAKTGGNETDSAGITPTRTPTERSPKVIERRSPRSPVTEKKRPSRLTELESKVNQLQDELKKTKEQLSASEARRRQAQQEADEAKKQGQDASSKLEESQCQLVELSAAEESRLQELRKIQQERDRTWQAELEALQKQQSVDAAALSSALSEIQRLKLQLEATVQSDTARAKQCEHADSELEGLKQEMELRLATIEALKVNVSESDKAAADANAMATEAKLQLETAKATIDTLLAEGVRLQECLRSKDIELSESKARVASLEEDLKKAQAAGNEILNEAQAGNANGGFGSPLTEVLKKSVHPTSDVNGSCGSPDPEIEHLRMALEVAEMRYQEEQTRMTFETKTVYEMLENVKSECTRQVCDIELKLKSKNDELMSAQAALTAKAQEDLHRSDGLSEMQPELEAKLMKSSTDIAELKANMMDKENALQSLAEENETLKSEAGRKEADVQQRYEAAVAELELAKAAEQDVRMRLGYVTEEADKSSRRAARASEQLDAAQAASAEADAELRRLRVQSDQWRKAAEAAAAALAGGGGNNGGRMVERTGSLDTEYNGSIGGKLMGSPFSDDESPKRRNSGVLRRMSGLWKKGPK, from the exons ATGCAGAACTCAAAAACCAG GAATGGCTCTTCAGATGCTCCGCAGAGGACGTCTCCAGCAACTCCGCGGTCGTCTCGTGTGGCTAAAACTGGAGGGAATGAAACTGACTCCGCAGGGATCACACCGACAAGAACACCTACAGAGAGGAGCCCAAAGGTCATTGAGCGCCGTTCACCACGGAGCCCAGTTACGGAG AAGAAGCGCCCAAGTAGGCTAACTGAGCTGGAGTCTAAGGTCAACCAGCTCCAAGATGAGCTGAAGAAGACCAAGGAACAGCTGAGCGCATCAGAGGCACGAAGGCGCCAAGCACAGCAGGAGGCCGATGAAGCAAAGAAGCAGGGGCAGGATGCATCGTCGAAGCTGGAGGAGTCGCAGTGCCAGCTTGTCGAGCTCTCAGCAGCAGAGGAATCCCGTCTCCAGGAGCTGCGCAAGATCCAGCAGGAGCGTGACCGCACCTGGCAGGCCGAGCTTGAGGCATTGCAGAAACAGCAGTCGGTGGATGCCGCTGCACTCAGCTCGGCCTTGTCTGAGATCCAGAGGCTGAAGTTGCAGCTGGAGGCGACGGTGCAATCCGATACAGCCCGTGCCAAGCAATGTGAGCATGCGGACTCTGAGCTCGAGGGGCTGAAGCAGGAGATGGAGCTCAGGCTTGCAACGATTGAAGCCCTGAAAGTAAATGTCAGTGAAAGTGACAAGGCTGCAGCTGATGCGAATGCCATGGCAACTGAGGCCAAGCTGCAGCTTGAGACCGCAAAGGCCACCATTGACACACTCCTAGCTGAGGGTGTCCGGTTGCAGGAATGCCTGAGGTCAAAGGACATAGAACTCAGTGAGTCTAAAGCTCGGGTAGCATCGCTTGAGGAAGATCTGAAGAAAGCGCAGGCTGCAGGTAATGAAATTCTGAATGAGGCACAGGCAGGCAATGCCAATGGTGGCTTTGGCAGTCCATTGACTGAAGTTCTGAAAAAGAGCGTGCATCCCACCAGTGACGTCAATGGAAGCTGTGGAAGTCCTGACCCAGAGATTGAGCACTTGCGGATGGCGCTTGAGGTGGCTGAGATGAGGTACCAGGAGGAGCAAACTCGGATGACCTTCGAGACAAAGACCGTCTATGAGATGCTGGAGAATGTGAAGTCCGAGTGCACACGCCAAGTCTGTGATATTGAGCTCAAGCTGAAGAGCAAGAACGACGAGCTCATGTCAGCGCAGGCAGCACTGACAGCCAAGGCGCAGGAGGACCTTCACAGGTCAGACGGGCTGAGTGAAATGCAGCCGGAGCTGGAGGCGAAGCTGATGAAGTCGAGCACAGACATCGCGGAGCTCAAGGCGAACATGATGGACAAGGAGAACGCGCTGCAGAGCCTGGCGGAGGAGAACGAGACCCTCAAGTCGGAGGCGGGCAGGAAGGAGGCCGACGTGCAGCagcggtacgaggcggcggtggcggagctggaGCTGGCCAAGGCGGCGGAGCAGGACGTGCGGATGCGGCTCGGGTACGTGACGGAGGAGGCCGACAAGAGCAGCCGGCGCGCCGCCCGGGCCTCGGAGCAGCTGGACGCCGCGCAGGCGGCGAGCgcggaggccgacgcggagctgcgCCGGCTGCGCGTGCAGTCCGACCAGTGGCGCAAGGCCGCGGAGGCCGCTGCCGCCGCGCTCGCGGGCGGTGGTGGCAACAATGGCGGCCGGATGGTGGAGAGGACCGGGTCGCTGGACACGGAGTACAACGGGTCCATCGGCGGGAAGCTGATGGGGTCGCCGTTCTCGGACGATGAGTCCCCGAAGCGGCGCAACAGCGGCGTGCTGCGGAGGATGAGCGGGCTGTGGAAGAAGGGCCCCAAGTGA